A portion of the uncultured Bacteroides sp. genome contains these proteins:
- a CDS encoding porin family protein: MNKLFTALMITVCLAMVVPVQAQIKLGVKGGLNLASTSLSDAWKEKGNADNYTGFFIGPMVDVTIPIIGIGIDGALMYSQKGTKFSYEDGAVSKSKTFKQQGIEVPINLKYSVGLGSLASLYFAAGPSFFFNMKSDDKLTLSSGEAAIDYEKSEVALNLGVGLKLINHLQLGVNYNMGLTDSAKASVDGGAWGSLSSGSFKSKVWQVSVAYLF, from the coding sequence ATGAACAAATTATTTACTGCTTTAATGATAACCGTATGTTTAGCTATGGTTGTGCCTGTTCAGGCTCAAATTAAATTAGGAGTAAAGGGCGGTTTGAACTTGGCGTCAACCTCACTTTCTGATGCTTGGAAAGAGAAAGGAAATGCTGATAATTATACTGGTTTTTTTATAGGACCGATGGTTGACGTGACGATTCCAATTATAGGTATAGGTATAGATGGGGCATTGATGTATTCGCAAAAAGGAACGAAGTTCTCTTACGAAGATGGTGCTGTTTCTAAAAGTAAGACTTTTAAGCAACAAGGAATTGAGGTTCCAATCAACTTGAAGTATTCTGTTGGTTTGGGTAGTTTAGCCAGTTTGTATTTTGCTGCCGGTCCTAGCTTCTTCTTCAATATGAAGTCTGACGATAAACTAACTCTTAGTAGCGGAGAAGCGGCAATTGATTATGAGAAATCGGAAGTGGCTCTTAATTTAGGTGTTGGACTTAAACTGATTAATCATCTGCAACTAGGCGTGAACTATAACATGGGCTTGACGGATTCTGCTAAGGCGAGTGTTGATGGCGGTGCGTGGGGTAGCTTAAGTAGCGGGTCTTTCAAATCTAAAGTTTGGCAGGTTTCTGTCGCTTATCTTTTTTAA
- a CDS encoding helix-turn-helix domain-containing protein, protein MEVTMTEQEIIVESLIHIEWHIDERLDAQELSQVMHYSPQRLSKMFYKVTKIRLSKYIRLRRLMEAKRRFTTYQSLHDVAKSFSIEPETLIRSFRREFGNSLFSLEEFPYPQPLGKDLIKEIMVTSR, encoded by the coding sequence ATGGAAGTAACAATGACAGAACAAGAGATTATAGTAGAATCTCTGATTCACATCGAATGGCATATTGACGAGAGGCTAGATGCTCAGGAATTATCTCAAGTAATGCACTATTCACCGCAACGGTTGAGTAAAATGTTTTATAAAGTAACCAAAATACGTCTTTCTAAATATATCCGTTTACGCAGACTGATGGAGGCTAAGCGAAGGTTTACTACTTATCAATCATTGCATGATGTGGCAAAATCTTTTAGTATTGAACCGGAAACCCTTATCCGATCCTTTCGTCGAGAATTTGGTAATAGCCTGTTTTCCCTTGAGGAATTTCCTTATCCTCAACCATTAGGGAAAGATTTGATAAAAGAGATAATGGTAACCTCTCGATAA
- a CDS encoding LytTR family DNA-binding domain-containing protein → MNTTYSYYTIKKEITYVILWIALSLCCWGAMAPLVAVPAEVLLLDCSLFSLLIVVTGWLWGWSMLSENTDVGLIIAPRTVLNYVTLGIFVLALWAGAYLLLIYMMFTPAQFVLMLTLFPLHLFIGALILIAYGGHDFSLSRKGDESEHLSFDEEEEEQPANVPNEMLERIAVKSGQKIQVIFVEDIYYLQADGDYVILFTEGDKYLKEQTMKYFVAHLPENQFVRVHRSCIINIEKVLRIELYKKQQQMITLKNGHQIKASTAGYKALKEVLKL, encoded by the coding sequence ATGAATACGACTTACTCATATTATACAATAAAAAAAGAAATTACTTACGTTATTTTGTGGATTGCTTTATCACTTTGTTGCTGGGGAGCAATGGCGCCATTAGTAGCTGTGCCTGCAGAAGTTTTACTGCTGGATTGTTCTTTGTTTTCTTTGTTGATCGTTGTTACGGGGTGGCTATGGGGGTGGAGCATGTTGTCCGAGAATACGGATGTGGGATTGATTATTGCTCCCCGAACGGTATTGAATTACGTCACATTGGGTATCTTTGTTCTTGCCTTGTGGGCAGGAGCCTATTTGCTACTCATCTACATGATGTTTACTCCAGCGCAGTTTGTACTGATGCTAACCCTCTTTCCATTACATTTGTTTATTGGGGCTTTAATACTTATAGCTTATGGAGGGCACGACTTTTCACTATCGCGTAAAGGAGACGAATCGGAACATCTCTCTTTTGATGAGGAAGAAGAGGAACAGCCCGCAAATGTGCCTAACGAAATGCTTGAACGCATAGCGGTGAAATCGGGACAAAAAATTCAAGTAATATTTGTAGAAGATATCTATTATTTGCAGGCCGATGGAGACTATGTGATTTTATTTACCGAAGGAGATAAGTATCTCAAAGAACAAACGATGAAATATTTTGTGGCTCATTTACCCGAAAACCAATTTGTGAGGGTACATAGATCTTGTATTATCAATATAGAGAAGGTCTTGCGCATTGAGCTGTATAAGAAACAACAACAGATGATTACCCTTAAAAATGGGCATCAGATAAAAGCAAGTACGGCTGGATATAAGGCCTTAAAGGAAGTATTGAAACTGTAA